GGCCCGCTCAAGGTCCAGTTTTTTAAATTCCGGCCATTCTGTGGCGACGACCAGCGCGTCGCAGCCTTCCGCCACTGCATTCATATCCGCGACGTAAGTCACCTTCGACAGCACTCCTTTCGCCTTTTCCATCGCCTTCGGATCATGCACGCGCAGGACCGCACCCTCCTTTTGGAGCCGGTGGCACAAATCAATCGCCGGTGACATGCGGACGTCGTCCGTGTTCTGCTTGAATGCCAGGCCGAGCACGCCGATAGTCTTTTCCTTTAACACCCAGAGGGTATCCGTGATTTTCTTCACGAAACGCTCCATCTGCAGCACATTGATGTGTTGCACTTCCCGGAGCAGCCGAAAATCGTAACCCACCTGTTCTGATATCTTGATGAACGCGCTCAAGTCTTTCGGAAAACAACTGCCGCCAAAACCAAGCCCGGCGTCGAGAAAGCGCCGCCCGATGCGCGCGTCCATTCCAATTCCGTTGGCCACCTCCTGCACATTGGCGCCCGCAGCTTCACAAATGACAGAAATCGCGTTGATGTAAGAAATCTTGAGTGCGAGGAATGAGTTCGCCGCGTGTTTGATCAATTCCGCGGAGTTGATGTCGGTGACGACAATTGGCGCGTGGTAAGGCGCATAAACCTCCTTCATTGCCTGCACCGGACGCTCCGATGATACACCAATCACGACGCGATCGGGCCGCATGAAATCATCGACCGCAAACCCCTCCCGCAGGAATTCCGGATTGCTCACCACGTCGAACTCGACCCTGGCTTTGCAGTATCGCTTGATGGTCTCCGCCACTTTCTCGCCGGTTTTCACCGGCACCGTGCTCTTATCGACCACGATTTTGTAGCTCGTCATGGCCGCGGCGATGTCACGGGCAACGCCCTCGATGAAACTCAGGTCCACCCCCCCATCCGGCAATGGAGGTGTTGGTACCGCGATAAAAATAACGTCCGATCTGTCAACGCCTTCTTTCGTGCTGGTGGTGAAAGCGAGCCGGTCTTCGGATACATTCTTTTTTACCAGCTCGGCCAGCCCCGGCTCATAGATGGGAATGCCGCCTTCTCGAAGCGTCTTTACCTTTTCCGAGTCGCAATCAACGCAGACAACCCGGTGACCGGCTTCGGCGAAACAAGTGCCCGTCACCAGCCCGACATAGCCCGTGCCGACAATTGTAATTTTCATGAATACGCCGATTTGGACGGCCAGGCATCGTCGATGCGTTCA
The window above is part of the Candidatus Angelobacter sp. genome. Proteins encoded here:
- a CDS encoding UDP-glucose/GDP-mannose dehydrogenase family protein, translated to MKITIVGTGYVGLVTGTCFAEAGHRVVCVDCDSEKVKTLREGGIPIYEPGLAELVKKNVSEDRLAFTTSTKEGVDRSDVIFIAVPTPPLPDGGVDLSFIEGVARDIAAAMTSYKIVVDKSTVPVKTGEKVAETIKRYCKARVEFDVVSNPEFLREGFAVDDFMRPDRVVIGVSSERPVQAMKEVYAPYHAPIVVTDINSAELIKHAANSFLALKISYINAISVICEAAGANVQEVANGIGMDARIGRRFLDAGLGFGGSCFPKDLSAFIKISEQVGYDFRLLREVQHINVLQMERFVKKITDTLWVLKEKTIGVLGLAFKQNTDDVRMSPAIDLCHRLQKEGAVLRVHDPKAMEKAKGVLSKVTYVADMNAVAEGCDALVVATEWPEFKKLDLERARKDMTHPIMFDGRNLFDPKEMERLGFIYKSIGR